Below is a genomic region from Flavobacterium ginsengisoli.
TTCGCGGGGGCGGAGCCGATCAGAACCTGATTCTCTTGGATGAAGCAACTATTTTTAATTCGTCGCACGTTTTCGGATTCTTTTCTGTTTTTAATCCAGATGCCATCAAAGATTTAAAATTATATAAAGGAGGAATTCCTGCACGTTATGGCGGAAGAGCTTCTTCTGTTTTAGAAATTTACCAGAAAGACGGAAGCAGTAAGGATTTTCATTTAAATGGCGGAATTGGATTAATTTCAAGCCGTTTACTAGCTGAAGGTCCAATTGTAAAAGACAAAGGTTCTTTTTTAATTGGAGGAAGAGCCTCTTATGCGCATCTTTTCCTTAAATTCTCTGAAAAAGATAAAGATAATGCCGCTTATTTTTATGATTTAAACACCAAATTAAGCTATAAACTCAACGATAATAACAGCTTGTATTTGTCTGGATATTTTGGCAGAGACGTTTTTAGATTAAACAAAAGTTTTACCAATACGTACGGAAATTCAACTTTAAATTTGAGATGGAATCATTTGTATTCTGATAAATTGTTCTCCAATCTTTCTTTAATCTACAGTGACTATTATTACGGATTAGATCTTGATTTTGTAGGTTTCAATTGGGATTCTGGAATTAAAAATTACAATATCAAATACGATTTCAAACATTATCTTTCAGATAAACTAAAACTGAATTATGGTGTAAACGGGATATATTACGATTTTAATCCCGGAACTATAAAACCAACTGGAGAAGATTCGGGAATTAATCCAGATCAACTGGACAGAAAATATGCTTTTGAACCTTCTGTATATTTAGATGCAGAAAGTCAGCTTTCTAAAAAAATCACTATTGCCTATGGATTGCGTTACAGCTTATTTTACAGATTAGGCGCTTCGACTATTAATTATTACGATAATAATGAGCCTGTAGTTTTTAATCCCGATATGCAGATTTACGAAAAAGGCACACCAACTTCAACTCAGTATTTTGGCAAAAACAAAGTCATTCAGAGTTATAACAATTTAGAACCTCGATTTTCTGTTTCTTATCAATTAAACGAAGACCAATCATTGAAGGCGAGTTATAATAGAATGGCACAATATCTCCAATTAATTTCTAATACCTCATCTCCTACTCCGCTAGATGTCTGGATGCCAAGTGACAATTACATTAAACCGCAACTTGCAGATCAAGCGACTTTAGGTTATTTCAGAAATTTTTATAATGACGCTTATTCTCTAGAAGTAGAAACCTATTATAAAAAAATACAAAACAGATTAGATTATATAGATGGTGCCGATTTAATTGCAAACGACGCTATCGAACAGGTTATTTTAAACGGTCATATGCGTTCATACGGTTTGGAACTTATGCTAAAGAAAAACAAAGGCCGATTGAATGGCTGGATTTCATACACCATTTCAAGATCTGAACAGCAGACTCCTGGAAGAACACCTGAAGAAATAGGCATCAACAATGGCAAATGGTATGCATCAGCTTATGACAAAACACATAATTTAGCAATTACATCTTCATACAATTTAAACGAAAAATGGTCATTTGGTGCTAACTTTGCATTGCAGTCAGGACAGCCGGTAACGTATCCGAATGGACAATATCAGTATTTAGGAATTATAGTTCCAAGTTACGGATTACGAAACGAAAACAGACTTCCTTCTTATAATCATTTGGATATTTCTGCCACTTTGACGCCTCGCAAGAATAAAGATAGAAACTGGAAAGGCGAATGGGTTTTCAGTATTTACAACCTCTATAATCGAATGAATGCAGACCTCAATCAACTTTAGGCAAAATGTTGATACAGGAGCAAACGAAGCAGTAAAATTATCCATTTTCGGAATTGTTCCTGCGGTAAGTTATAATTTCAAATTCTAAAAAAGTTCAAAAAACTAAAGATATGCTCATGAGAAAATTAGTTTTGTTAATCGTGTTTTTTACATCGCTTTTTTTACCAGCTGCGAAGAAGTAGTTGATGTTGACTTAGACACTGCTGCACCAAAATTGGTAGTTGAAGCGGCTATAAATTGGGAAAAAGGTACTTCTGGAAAATTGCAGGTCATTAGATTATCGACCACAACAGGCTATTTTGAGAATACAATTCCTGTAGTTTCAAATGCCGTAGTATTTATAGAAAACAGTAAGAATCAAAAATTTAATTTTACTGAATTCAACAAAACGGGCAGTTATGTTTGTAATGATTTCAAACCAGAGATTAATGAAGAATACACTTTAACCGTAATTAGCAAAGGAAATACATATACAGCTTCGGAAACTTTAAAATCGGTAGCACCAATTACTCGAATCGAGCAAAAAAATGATGGCGGTTTTACGGGAGAAGATATCGAAATAAAAACGTACTTTACAGATCCTGCAGACGAAGATAATTTTTATTTGTTTAAATATGTTTATTCGAACAAAGTCACTGCAAATTATTATGTTTCTGAAGATAAATTCTATCAAGGAAATGAAATTTTCAGCAACGCCATTGACGAAGATTTAAAAGCAGGAGACGAAGTTGAAGTAACACATTACGGAATTTCTAAGCAATATTATAATTACATGAATATCTTGGTAAGTATAGCTGGAAGCAGTATTGGAGGACCGTTTCAATCTCCACCTGCAACCGTAAAAGGAAACATTATCAATACGACAGACAAAAATAATTATCCGCTGGGGTATTTCTCTCTCGGCGAAATCAGTACAAAAAAGTACAAAATTCAGTAATCATGCAACCGATCATCAAAACCTTAGCCGAAAAAAAACTCATTGGACATTCGATAGAAATGTCATTTATCGAGAATAAAACTTTTCAATTATGGAGTGGTTTTATGCCACATCGAAAAGAAATAAAAAATACAATTAATCCTAATTTGTATTCTTTAGAAGTATATTCAGAAAACCATTTTGATAATTTTGATCCTAACGACAGTTTCAAAAAATGGGCCGCTGTAGAAGTTTCAGACTATGAAAATATACCAGAAGGAATGGAAACCTTAGTTGTTCCAGACGGCTTGTATGCGGTTTTTCTTCATTTAGGTCCAGTCGCAGAAGCTCATAAAACCTATCATTATATTTTTGCAGAATGGTTTCCAAATTCTGAATATACTGTAGACGATAGACCACATTTTGCTGTAATGAATGAAAAATACAAAAAAGACGATCCTACTTCTGAAGAAGAAATCTGGATTCCGATAAAAAACCGAAATTAAAATGGTAATAGAATCACTAAAATCTCTTTTCAACAGAGATCTAAGCAAACTGAAAATAGAAATTGAATTATACCAAAACGAAAGTACTATTTGGGCAATCGATAAGAATATTTCAAATTCAGCAGGAAATCTATGCCTGCATTTAATTGGAAATTTAAACACTTATATTGGGGGCGAAATTGGCAAAACGGGTTATGTTCGAGATCGTCCTTTGGAATTTTCACTAAAAGACATTCCTAAATCAGAACTGATTTTAAAAATCGAAAACACCATTGAAGTCATCAACAATACTTTAGGTTTATTAACCGAAAAAGATTTAGAAGAAGTTTATCCGCAAATTGTTTTCGAAAAAGAAATGACAACAGGCTTTTTCCTAATACATCTCTCGACACATTTAGCATATCATTTAGGACAAATTAACTACCACAGAAGACTGTTAGATTAAAAACAGCTTCTCAACATATGTAAATGTTTTAAAATTAGAATTGATAAACCTTTGTCCAATCAATTCTAATTTTAAAAACATGAAACATTTATTTGCCTTTCTACTACTTATCTGTGCGTTTCAAACAAAAGCACAAACTTTTAAAAATCCAGAATCTTTATTCAATCCCGCACCTTATGGTTTCAGCCATGCTTCTTCGGTAAAAACACCTGGCGAACTTATTTATATCTCGGGTCAAAGCGGCGGTTTAGGAAAACAACATCTTTTAAGCCCCGATTTTAGAATACAAGTCAAAACTGCACTAGAAAACCTAACTGTCATTTTGAACAACTACGAGTTAAAACCAGAAAATGTAATGAAAATTACAATTCTAATAGTGGATCACTCTTCAGAAAAATTAAAAATTTGGGAAGAAGAAATTAGTAAAGTATGGAAAACCAAACCATTTCCTGCCAGCACATTAATTCCGGTTTCTAAATTAGCTCTTGACGGAATGCAGATCGAAGTCGATGCCGTTGCTTTTAAAGCCAATTAAATAAAGCCATTTTCTGCCAGAGACTATATCTTTTGTACATTTGCACTACATTCAAAAAAATGCTTATGTCATCACACCACATAGTTCGCGACGATCAAGAACCCGCTTTAATAATTGCAAATGGCGCTGCCTGTGATCCTGAACTATTAGGACAATTGCTAGAATGGTCGCCATTAGTTGTTGTTTTAGATTCGGCTATAGAAAGAGTGATCGAATTACGTATAAAAGTCGATGTTTTACTCGGTGATTTCGATCGCGGTTTTGACCCTGAAATTTATAAAACCTCACAATTTCCAATCGAAATCGTTCACACTCCAGATCAAGACAAAACCGATTTAGAAAAAGCTTTTGATTATCTTATCGAAAGAAAAATTCCTGCCGTAAATGTCGTTTGGGCAACTGGAAAACGAGCCGATCATACGATTACAAACTTGACACAAATTGTTCGTTACCGAGATTTACTAAAAATCGTAATCCTCGACGATCACTCTAAGATATTTCTTCTGCCAACAAAATTTGAAAAATGGTATACTGCAAACACGCCAATTTCACTTATTCCGATTGGCATTGTAAACGGAATTTTTTCATCAAATTTAAAATACGAATTAAACGACGATACACTAACAATGGGCTACAGAACCGGAAGCAGTAATTCTGTCGAAAAAGATGGCATTGTAACCATTACACATCGTGAAGGAGATCTTCTTTTAATGGAATGTTTTGATTAAAAATAGTAATGAATAAAGAGTCCCAGCGGGATGAAATATTTATAGATCAAAATATCGCACTCTCATTGAAGCCTCAGCGGGGCGACACACTACGCATATGTCGCTCCGCTGGAGCTTTTTTTTAATATTAATTACCTAGCTATAAATATTAAGCTTCTCTGGAGCTTTCTTAAAAAAAGGAATATCTATCTTTGTTCTCGAAATCAATGAAAATGAAAACAAACGACAATTCCGAAAAAAGCAATTTACACCCAAGAAATCTTCATCGAAACCGATATGATTTTGAAAAACTAATTTCAAATTGCCCAGAATTGAAAGCTTTTATTGCTGTAAACAAATACGGAATCGAAACCATCGATTTCAGCAGTCCAGCTGCAGTAAAAACATTAAACAGCGCTTTACTTAAAACGTATTATAATATTGAGAATTGGGATATTCCTAAAAATTATCTTTGTCCGCCAATTCCAGGACGCGCAGATTACATTCATTATATTGCAGATTTATTAGCCGAAAGCAACAATAATCAAATTCCAGAAACTTCGCATGTTTTAGGACTAGACATCGGAACGGGCTCCAATTTAATCTATCCGATATTAGGAAATGCAATTTACAATTGGAGTTTTGTTGGAACAGATATTGACCAGAAATCAATTGAAAATTGCGCCAAAATTATTGAAGCCAATCCAAATTTAATTGATTCTATAAGTTTACAGCAACAAACAGAACCTCGATTTCTTTTCAAAAACATCATTACGCCCGAAGATCGTTTTACATTTACAATGTGTAATCCGCCTTTTCATGCCTCTGCCGAAGAAGCCAATAAAAGTACTTCCAGAAAGGTTTCCAATTTAAATCCGAAAGAAAAAAGAACTACAAATCCAGTTTTAAACTTTGGAGGACAAAATGCCGAATTATGGTGTAACGGCGGAGAAATCGGATTCATTACACAAATGATTTACGAAAGTGCGAAATATCCATCGCAAGTTTTATGGTTCACGACTTTAGTTTCCAAAAAAGAAAATCTTCCTTCGATTTATAAAACTTTAAAGAAAGTAAATGCCGTTTCTGTCAAAACAATCGAAATGTCGCAAGGACAAAAAAACAGCCGAATTGTAGCTTGGAGTTTTTTTGAAAACCCAAATTCTCAGAAAAGTTTCTTTTAACACACTCATTTCCAATACCAAAATCTTGATTTTACAGTTTACTTTTGCTACATTTATTGTAAACTATTTAAAATCAAGATCATGGCAGAATACATTGGTTATCTCGCATCTGTATTTATTGTTGGAGGCTTTCTACTCAAAAATCTTAGAGCTATTCGGTTCATTAATATGTTTGGCTGTATCTGTTTTGTAATCTACGGCATCTTTTTAAACGACTACAGAGATTTCAATCAATGGCTTTGGCCGGTAATTATTCCGAATGCCATTTTAGCGTTTGTACAGATTTATTATCTGACTTCTAAAAATGATAAATCTTAAAATTATGATACTTTAAAATAAAATTCTAATACACTTTCTGCTTACACATCTCGTAACTTTAAGTTTAAAACTGAATTTTACAATCATGTTAAAACTATATTCTCGTTTAGCAGTCATCTTATTCCTAGTAACAAGTTGCGCTTCAAAAAAAGTAAAATTTGAAGACTATGTTTTTAAAACCAAAAGCGAAGAACTAAAATACCAATCTGCTTACGACAAAGCTTTAAAACTTTGGAACATTCCTTATACTGAAGAAGATGTAAAAACCAGTTTTGGTACCGCTCATGTAGTAATTGCAGGTCCAAAAAATGGAAAAAGTCTGGTTTTACTTCATGGAATGGACGCCAGTTCTACCATGTGGTATCCAAACATTAAAGTTTTAGCCAAAAATCATCGCATTTACGCGATCGATTTTATTATGGAACCTAATAGATCCAATCTAACGGCAAAACCGCTTTCATCAGACGATATTGTTGTTTATTACAACGAAATTTTCGATCATTATAAATTAAAGAAATTCGACCTCATCGGCGCTTCTCGAGGCGGATGGATTGCGACATTATTAGCGATTCAAAAACCAAATTCTATAAATAAAATTGTTTTATTGAGTCCCGCGCAAACCTTTAAATTTATAGATAAAGTCAGAAAAACAACTTCGGCATTAATGCTGAAACTTTTTCCAAGCGAAAAAAAATTCAGCAAAACATTATCAACTTTTTCAACTCATCCAGAAAACATAAGCCGCATTTATAAAAGACAGTTTTACTTGGCCAATAAATATGCAAAATCAAACTCCAGCATGTTAAAAATGCTTCCGTTTTCAAACAAAGAATTAGAATCTATACAAAACCCAGTTTTGGTTTTAATTGGTGACAAAGACGTTATTAATTCAGAAGAAAGTCTGGAAATAGCGCAGAAGCATTTGCCCAACTGTAAAACCAAAATAGTAAATGATGCCGGACATTTTCTAACCATCGATCAACCTAAAGTCATTAATGATGCGATTATTAATTTTTTAGATTAGCATTCAAACTTCGTATCTTTACAAAACAAAATTTTCAGCTCAAATAAATGAAATTTCAAGTTTCTTCAGAATATAGTCCAAAAGGAGATCAGCCGCAAGCCATTCAAAAATTGGCCCAAGGTGTGGTCGACGGAGATAAATACCAAACTTTATTGGGAGTTACAGGCTCGGGAAAAACGTTTACCGTTGCCAATGTAATTCAGGAAGTGCAAAGACCAACTTTAGTTTTGGCGCACAATAAAACCTTGGCCGCGCAATTGTATTCAGAGTTCAAACAATTCTTCCCGAATAATGCTGTTGAGTACTTCGTTTCCTATTACGACTACTATCAGCCAGAAGCTTTTATGCCTGTAACGGGAGTTTTTATTGAAAAAGATTTATCTATCAATGAAGAATTAGAAAAAATGCGTTTGAGCACCACTTCTTCTCTACTTTCAGGAAGACGTGACGTTTTGGTCGTGGCATCGGTTTCTTGCCTTTATGGTATTGGAAATCCTGTCGAATTTCAGAAAAACGTAATTGAAATTAAAAGAGATCAGGTTATTTCGAGAACTAAATTATTGCATAGTTTAGTTCAGAGTTTATACGCCAGAACTGAAGCCGATTTTAATCCAGGAACTTTCAGAATTAAAGGAGATACTGTCGAAGTTTATCCGAGTTATGCTGACGATGCATACAGAATTCATTTCTTTGGAGATGAAATTGAAGAAATAGAATCATTTGATGCTACTACTTCTCAGGTAATAGAGAAATTCCAACGCTTAACCATTTATCCTGCTAACATGTTTGTGACTTCTCCAGAAGTTTTGCAAGGCGCTATTTGGCAGATTCAGCAGGATTTAGTGAAACAAGTTGATTATTTTAAAGAAATTGGAAAACATCTTGAAGCAAAACGTTTGGAAGAGAGAACCAATTTCGATTTAGAAATGATTCGCGAATTGGGTTATTGTTCTGGAATTGAAAATTACTCTCGCTACCTTGACGGACGTGAAGCTGGAACAAGACCTTTCTGTCTATTAGATTATTTCCCAAGCGACTATTTAATGGTTGTTGATGAAAGTCACGTAACCGTTTCGCAAGTTCATGCCATGTATGGTGGTGACCGAAGCCGAAAAGAAAACTTAGTTGAATACGGTTTCCGTTTGCCTGCTGCAATGGACAACCGACCTTTGAAATTTGAAGAATTTGAAGCATTGCAAAATCAAGTAATTTACGTTTCTGCAACTCCCGCTGATTATGAATTGCAAAAATCGGATGGTATTTATGTTGAGCAGATTATTCGTCCGACTGGATTATTAGATCCTGAAATTGAAGTTCGCCCAAGTTTAAATCAGATTGATGATTTGATTGAAGAAATTCAGATTCGCTGCGAATTGGACGAAAGGGTTCTCGTTACGACTTTAACTAAAAGAATGGCCGAAGAATTGGCCAAATACTTAACAAAAGTAAACATTCGATGTCGTTATATACATTCTGAGGTAGATACTTTAGAGCGTATCG
It encodes:
- a CDS encoding DUF4249 family protein, producing MVVEAAINWEKGTSGKLQVIRLSTTTGYFENTIPVVSNAVVFIENSKNQKFNFTEFNKTGSYVCNDFKPEINEEYTLTVISKGNTYTASETLKSVAPITRIEQKNDGGFTGEDIEIKTYFTDPADEDNFYLFKYVYSNKVTANYYVSEDKFYQGNEIFSNAIDEDLKAGDEVEVTHYGISKQYYNYMNILVSIAGSSIGGPFQSPPATVKGNIINTTDKNNYPLGYFSLGEISTKKYKIQ
- a CDS encoding alpha/beta fold hydrolase, with the protein product MLKLYSRLAVILFLVTSCASKKVKFEDYVFKTKSEELKYQSAYDKALKLWNIPYTEEDVKTSFGTAHVVIAGPKNGKSLVLLHGMDASSTMWYPNIKVLAKNHRIYAIDFIMEPNRSNLTAKPLSSDDIVVYYNEIFDHYKLKKFDLIGASRGGWIATLLAIQKPNSINKIVLLSPAQTFKFIDKVRKTTSALMLKLFPSEKKFSKTLSTFSTHPENISRIYKRQFYLANKYAKSNSSMLKMLPFSNKELESIQNPVLVLIGDKDVINSEESLEIAQKHLPNCKTKIVNDAGHFLTIDQPKVINDAIINFLD
- a CDS encoding uroporphyrinogen decarboxylase, with protein sequence MAEYIGYLASVFIVGGFLLKNLRAIRFINMFGCICFVIYGIFLNDYRDFNQWLWPVIIPNAILAFVQIYYLTSKNDKS
- the uvrB gene encoding excinuclease ABC subunit UvrB, with translation MKFQVSSEYSPKGDQPQAIQKLAQGVVDGDKYQTLLGVTGSGKTFTVANVIQEVQRPTLVLAHNKTLAAQLYSEFKQFFPNNAVEYFVSYYDYYQPEAFMPVTGVFIEKDLSINEELEKMRLSTTSSLLSGRRDVLVVASVSCLYGIGNPVEFQKNVIEIKRDQVISRTKLLHSLVQSLYARTEADFNPGTFRIKGDTVEVYPSYADDAYRIHFFGDEIEEIESFDATTSQVIEKFQRLTIYPANMFVTSPEVLQGAIWQIQQDLVKQVDYFKEIGKHLEAKRLEERTNFDLEMIRELGYCSGIENYSRYLDGREAGTRPFCLLDYFPSDYLMVVDESHVTVSQVHAMYGGDRSRKENLVEYGFRLPAAMDNRPLKFEEFEALQNQVIYVSATPADYELQKSDGIYVEQIIRPTGLLDPEIEVRPSLNQIDDLIEEIQIRCELDERVLVTTLTKRMAEELAKYLTKVNIRCRYIHSEVDTLERIEIMQDLRKGIFDVLIGVNLLREGLDLPEVSLVAILDADKEGFLRNHRSLTQTIGRAARNLNGKAIMYADKITASMRRTIDETNYRRTKQINFNVENNITPQALNKKIESAFTKNPLVEYELGHPIPVAAEPETAYLSKAELEKMIREKRKTMEKAAKELDFLQATKLRDEIKKLQEQSALIMLFLKNLQQYNWINYCIGRFFHHFQNTFYC
- a CDS encoding thiamine diphosphokinase, whose translation is MSSHHIVRDDQEPALIIANGAACDPELLGQLLEWSPLVVVLDSAIERVIELRIKVDVLLGDFDRGFDPEIYKTSQFPIEIVHTPDQDKTDLEKAFDYLIERKIPAVNVVWATGKRADHTITNLTQIVRYRDLLKIVILDDHSKIFLLPTKFEKWYTANTPISLIPIGIVNGIFSSNLKYELNDDTLTMGYRTGSSNSVEKDGIVTITHREGDLLLMECFD
- the rlmF gene encoding 23S rRNA (adenine(1618)-N(6))-methyltransferase RlmF, producing the protein MKTNDNSEKSNLHPRNLHRNRYDFEKLISNCPELKAFIAVNKYGIETIDFSSPAAVKTLNSALLKTYYNIENWDIPKNYLCPPIPGRADYIHYIADLLAESNNNQIPETSHVLGLDIGTGSNLIYPILGNAIYNWSFVGTDIDQKSIENCAKIIEANPNLIDSISLQQQTEPRFLFKNIITPEDRFTFTMCNPPFHASAEEANKSTSRKVSNLNPKEKRTTNPVLNFGGQNAELWCNGGEIGFITQMIYESAKYPSQVLWFTTLVSKKENLPSIYKTLKKVNAVSVKTIEMSQGQKNSRIVAWSFFENPNSQKSFF
- a CDS encoding GyrI-like domain-containing protein translates to MQPIIKTLAEKKLIGHSIEMSFIENKTFQLWSGFMPHRKEIKNTINPNLYSLEVYSENHFDNFDPNDSFKKWAAVEVSDYENIPEGMETLVVPDGLYAVFLHLGPVAEAHKTYHYIFAEWFPNSEYTVDDRPHFAVMNEKYKKDDPTSEEEIWIPIKNRN
- a CDS encoding RidA family protein; the encoded protein is MKHLFAFLLLICAFQTKAQTFKNPESLFNPAPYGFSHASSVKTPGELIYISGQSGGLGKQHLLSPDFRIQVKTALENLTVILNNYELKPENVMKITILIVDHSSEKLKIWEEEISKVWKTKPFPASTLIPVSKLALDGMQIEVDAVAFKAN
- a CDS encoding DinB family protein — its product is MVIESLKSLFNRDLSKLKIEIELYQNESTIWAIDKNISNSAGNLCLHLIGNLNTYIGGEIGKTGYVRDRPLEFSLKDIPKSELILKIENTIEVINNTLGLLTEKDLEEVYPQIVFEKEMTTGFFLIHLSTHLAYHLGQINYHRRLLD